Within Ovis aries strain OAR_USU_Benz2616 breed Rambouillet chromosome 11, ARS-UI_Ramb_v3.0, whole genome shotgun sequence, the genomic segment tattgcttaTGCTAGATTCTTCTCAAGGCACATTGTCTAACAATCAGTTTTTCCTCTTGCTAGAGGTGAGGTGTCTTCATAATGGTCACATTTTGGGCATGGAGAACCTCTTCAGGGGACAATCTCAGGTAAGAAGACTCATGTCTCTACTCTAAACACTTCTGATCCAAACTGTTCTAagatgacttttttctttcttttataaagatATACAAAGAATGAGAGGCCATGAGCCCTTCAGTAAGTAATTCCAGTGTTTTCAGTTGAGGATACTCATTCTACCCCACACCCAAGATTCATTTCCTGGCAGAGAAAATATGGGTCATGTGTGAATAATTCATGCCACTGAGCTCTGTGATTTGACACTGGTGGCAAGTTATGTGCTATTTTCTGATGCCACTTATTCTAAAACCAGACAACACTCATTGAAAACTTTGCAACTTACTATGTGTCTTTGGGCCATATGGGATAATAATAGATGTGTAATTAAGGTtgttgtgaaggttaaatgagctAATAATTTTGTCAAGCActaagaacagtgcctggcacttagtgTCTTATATTTGTTgagttaataaatatattttaataggtaTTGTTTCAGTGGTGCTTTATAAGCTCTAAATTTTGAATTTAGAACAAAGATGAATGGTGTTTGAAGTGCTAAGTAGCCAGTTCTCTGCTCTGTCACcagaaaatacatattaaataggATTATTCAGTGGGGGATTTCATTaatcatgtaaaataaaaatatcttgaagGAAGATATTATCATTCCCTCTATTTGAGCACCAATCTCTGTAAAGGGGAGCCAGGCTACTGTAGAACTGATGAGAAGAACGTGTGTCAGAATTGTGGATTGTCACGCTAACTATCACAATGTGTGAGAGTCCCACAGCCCATGCAACAGAGGGAGGTCCTAAAAaacaatcataaaagaaaaggCGTAAAATTTAGTCAGATTCTTAGTGATGATGGACAACATATTTTGCATAATGAATGCTAGGGCTTTATTTAACAGTATCATTCAACAACCACATTATGAGCaaattttaacatgaaaaataCTGTCTTGAATTCTCAATTCTCAGTTGCTatacaaaaggagaaaagcaattaTACATGTAATCAAAAACAGCTAGCAATTTTCAACAATTTTTATTGGTACATATTGAAAGTGGACCTTACTTTatgccattgctgctgctgctgctgctaagtcgcttcagttgtgtccgactctgtgtgtccccatagatggcagcccaccaggctccccccgtccctgggattctccaggcaagaacactgaagtgggttgccatttccttctccaatgcatgaaagtgaaaagtgaaagtgaagtcgctcagttgtatctgactcttcacgaccccatggactgcagcctaccagggtcctctgtccatgggattttaacAGGTGTCATTTCCGTGAATGAATACTCAGACTGGGAATGTAAGTGGTAACCTGATGTAGACTCCTTACTGGTCACTACTGAAGACCATTTCTCAGGTGTTTGGTACCTACCTGTCTGAACTGTGGGCATTGGTGACTTGGAGATATAGCCGTTTTTGTCTTTATAATCAGCTACTGTGTCCTATAAATGCCATTTACAACGATAATGAGGAAACTGCCCAGATTTCAGTTATTTTAGAGAACAACAAGAGGATTATTTCCTGTCTTGCTTTGGATTTCTCTGGAAAATAGAGACAGAATCTAATGAAAGGAAATATCACAGAGACCATGATTTCTATGCCCAAAGTGTTACGTTTATTAGAGAACCAGCAACGCAATATAGGAGTGAGCAGGGGTGGTCTTGGGAGGACAGGATAGTTTTCATCAGTAATTAGTTTGAAAAGGGTGCCGCCTAGTTtgaagagaggaagaaggggcTTCTCAAGAAAAGAGGTGTTTCTGCTGTGAAGCTGTGGGACAACAGGACAGGCCCCGCCCTCTACTTAGTGATGACGAGCGCCCAGGAAGCACTGCTCAGCAGCAGCGGGAGGTCCTGAAGGTGCGGCAGGTGGTGCGGCAGGGGGCCGGCCGGCAGCTGGTGGGGCGGCAGCACGGGGACTGCACAGAGACGGGCTGGCAGCACGTGGTGGCCCAGCAGCAGGGGCGGCACACCACGGCCTGGCACGACGTGGGGCAGCAGGTGATGGGGCGGCAGCAGCCCTCCTGCAGGCTGCAGGGGTCGCAGCAGACCGGGCGGCGGCAGGGCTCGCAGATGGGGCGCGTGCAGCGGGGCACGAAGGTCACGGGGCGGCTCACGGTGGTCTGGCTGGACACTGGGCGGCAGCAGCAGGGGTCGCGGTAGTAGCGGGGCTGGAGGCAGCCTCCGCCACAGCtgagggaggagaaggtggggcCGCAGCAGGAGCCGGTCATGGTGGTGTGTGGGGCCGAGTGGGGCTGAGGTGGTGAGAGGAGTTGAGTGTTCTCAGGTGTGAGTGTCTTCCTCCTGCTCTGGGCCCTTTATATACCCTGGCCAGGAGCTGATGGCCCCCACGACACATAATCATTTCCTTGTATTTGTTTATTCCTTCTGAAATAGCCCTGGTAAGTTTAGTAAGTTCCCTGGACATTTTTTCCAGATGCTCAAGTGCTCATAAAAGACTGTTTTCCTTATTTAATGAAGActcattatatttttctatttacgGTTCAAGTATGAATTTAATGACACTGACTTCAAAGTGTCCAATTATCATCATAATTCGGTGATGCTTTTGCCAGTTGATGTTTTGATAACATGAGACTGGTTGTCATGCTCTTACTAATAGTGGAAGTGGATTCCCCAACTTATGAGTGTCCTTTAACACTGTTAAGCTTCCTGGGTAAAGCAAGTTCAGAAAAATACTATAGAGATATTTTGTTTGTCAGCAAAAGAAGAAGTTTTCTGTCTACATTTTGGAGCTACAGCAATGCATCTTAGTAAAACTCTATCATCAGTAGTTTTTCCCCCAAGTTTTTTAGTGCTAAAATACacagaacataaaatttactgttttaatcattttttttgtgtgtacagttgagtggcattaagtacacCCACATTGTTTTGCCACCATTAGCACTATTCATCACCAGAActctttcatcttgcaaaactgaaatcctgtacccattaaacaatggCTCCCCATGaccctctctccccagcccctggaaatCTTCagtgtaactttaaaaaaatctcccctTTCCCCCCTGACATCCCATAAATATTGTTTCCAACACAAATATTGGTCCTAGCTAAAGGACTGTAGTCAAGTCAGTTATCTGGTATCTTATATGTAAAATGTGGAATATAAACCCAGCTTCTGGAAAGCACCATTCTACTGTTGTTATGTGTTAAGCTTTTTTGGTCTTAGGTCCATGTTTATTAATTTCTATTAGTTGTATCTTTCCAAATCATGgtaaatttcatgtaatttttgtgATAGCCAGAATTATTGCATTCTAACCACATTCTAAGCATTatactaaaagaaataaatggattaatttattcttcaaaatatcTTATGATactagagaacaaacttatggttaccaaaggggatagcagGTGCTGTGTTAtactgtgctaaattgcttcagttgtgtctgactttttgtgaccctatggactgtagcctgccaggctcctctgtccatggtatttcccaggcaagaatactggaataggttaccatgccctccttggGGATCctccctgatgcagggattgaaccttcctctcttatgtcccctgcattggcagatgggttctttaccactagcatcatctgggaaAGCCTGGATAGCAGGCAGAGgaggacaaattaggagtttgggactgacatatacacaatactctatataaaatatgtaaacagcaagggcctactgtatagcacagggaactatgcttaatatcttacaataaattataaaggaaagtaatctgaaaaagaatatatatctatataaatgtataattggaccactttgctgtacacttgaaaatgatagaacattgtaaattaactatacttcaataaaaagaaatcctaTGCAGTAGTTGTTGTTATATCTCTTATTTTACGCATAACACCAGAtaagtgacttgcctaaagtCATCTGCTAGTGTTGGAGCCAGTAGTTATTCCAACAGTTATTATTTATTCCAATCTATGGCAACATTGGAAGCCTAAGGAGTTGAAGAATGAAATTGTGGAAACTTCATTCCCTGTCAATAAGGAATGTCTGCTTTATTTAGGAATTTTaatgacaaattatttttaaaattgttgttgtGTGTGAAATGGCTAATTTTGAGAGTCATCTGGAAGAACTCTATGTCTTAATCAGTATCCTCAGGAATGTGAGGAATTATCCCCCTCAGAGCCTTCTCAGAATTCCAAAGCACACTTTAAGGAAAAAGTATTAAAGTTGGACATAGTTGAGTGGTCCTGAGGTGCTATAAACAGAACCACCATCTAGATGAAGGTAGCAGCCTGCCAGCAcgatgaactcccctcccacccaccagGTATAGGTCCTACAGCCCTAGGTGGTCTCAAGCCCACCTTGCCTTTACCCCACTGTCTCTTGCTTCAGTGTCTCCTCATTCAGAAGGCTTCCTTCTGCTTACAGACCCCTTGtgattttcaattatttaaaattgtcAGGGTCTGCAGGAAAATCATGTCActcagcaggtttttttttttccctctgtctctggATGTGCTTGGTTCTGACCTGTGCTTTACAATTAAGTCTGTTCTAGATCTGTGACTGAAGGCTGCAATTTAAGCCTTCTTTTCAAGCATTCTGTCCACAGAATCCCTTGCAGGCTTATCCAGACCTGCACCAGCCACTGTGGCTGACCAGGGTGTGGTGTTACAGTGCAACAAACATGATCCAATAATAATGATGAGCTTGGGATCAAACAGAACATTCTACATCTGAGAAAACGCTACAAGATGAGCAAGTCTCTAGAAGGTTAAGGAGGAAAATTctgacaaaaggaaaacaaagtgtagtgagagaattaaagaaaataatttttaaaattattaataaaaaaacaaTGATCAAGAATATATAGATAGAAATTGGATGTTTGAACTGTCAACCAGTAAACTGTCAgatgctttgaccacctgatgcaaacagctgactcgctggaaaagaccctgatgctagggaaagattggaagcaaaaggagaagagagagaagagggaggcaggggatgAGAGAGTTAagtagcatcactggctcaatggacatgaatttgagcaaactctgggaggtattGAAGGACGGGGAAATctagcgtgctgtagtccatggggtcacaaagagtcagacatgacttggcaactaaagaacaacaaaagtGTCAAACTTAATTAAGAGGAAATTCCATTGTACATACTGACAAtgtaaaggttttaaaaataatgagctACTTGTTGAGAAAACTTTATTCCAAGAAAACTACTTCTCTTCAAGCGGTGGCTTATTGTTTGACTGTAAGAATGCACATGTCCAGCCTGAGAAGAGAACTGGGGTGTAATGAAATCTTTCTGTCTTCCAACCCCTTCGAATTTTTTCATTCAATTATGTAGTAGCTAATTTCTGATCATATACCATGTGTCAAGTATTGTGCTGGTCAATGGGAATCCAGCAGTGAACAAAGTCAGTCAAGTTCTGGGTCTTCACAAAGATTTCCTTGCCTGATTTCTGTAGCTGGTCAGGTAGATGAGGCCAGGTGTGTAAACAGCACATTCCAAAAACTCTTTAAGATCAGATGTCAGGAAGTCAATACATTATTTCTCAGGATAACAATAGGGGCTAGTTTCCTGACCAGCCTACAAGTATGTAAAAGCCACAAAAACATATCTACTGTGGATTAATGttattatttcaaatacattAGCATGGTTTGGATAGTAAAATTGTTTAGAGTTCTAAATTAGAAATGGTTCTAGCCAAGCTACATTTCTCCTTCCTTGGCTGGAGGGATTCTGGAAAATATGGCATACTGGCTCTTCTAGGACAGGCatttcagtggttaggaattccAGGTATCAACTCACTGCAGTTTTCTAGGTCAGGGAACAAATGGGATTCTGACTTAGGCGGTTGTTGTTCCGTCACCAAGTTTAGTCtcactctgtgaacccatggactgcagcacgccaggctactctgtccttcactatttcccagagtttgctcaaattcatgtccattgagtcagtgatgctacctaactgctcatcctctgctgcccttttgtccttttgccttcagtctctctctcagcatcaggatctcttccaatgaatcagctctttgcaccaggtggtcaAAACACTGGAGCtcaagtttcagcatcagtccttccaatgaatatttaggacttagGTTTCCTCCCCCTTATCACAGATGTGAGAATGATTCATTAGTCAAGTTTGGGATCAGAGAGACTTCCTGTCAACTCTGCACTTCCTCAGCATGAATGAAAACTTTGACTTGAAATATGAAGGTGGTCCATGTAAGAGGTTCTAAAGTATTTGGATTGCTATTAAAATTAGAGACCTTGTTCATGAATtgttcctaaaattaaaaaataaatggcccTTGGAAAATCTTTCTTCACTTGTTACTTCTGACCCCCCATAGTATAACATAAGCtaaaaaatgaacttttgaagattaataaacaataaagaaacacatttgcttctgagaaataaaaatttattattttaccatGCAAAGCCCCAGGATAAATGTAATATTGTCCTAGAAAAATATCTCATCTTGAAATAGTAGAGAAGTGATGATGAGTCAGTGGACTAGGGCTCTATTCAAGAGCAATTTTaatctttgtttattcattttttaaagccaagaattcaaatcctgaaagctggaATTTTTCTAAAGACTGTCAAAGAAGGCCAGATTTAGGTACATATTTATGTGGGAAAATGGATCAAGAGTTACTGCTCAGTTAATTGTTGCAGGCACGTGGGTTTCAAAAGTAGTGTCTCGCATCTGATCTGAAGGGCTGCCACATGTTTCTGAATACCTGGGGTGATATCCTGCAGGGCTGCTCAGCAGCAGGGGGAGGTCCTGAAGGTGCGGCAGGTGGTGCGGCAGGGGGCAGGCTGGCAGCTGGTGGGGCGGCAGCACGGGGACTGCACAGAGACGGGCTGGCAGCACGTGGTGGCCCAGCAGCAGGGGCGGCACACCACGGCCTGGCACGACGTGGGGCAGCAGGTGATGGGGCGGCAGCAGCCCTCCTGCAGGCTGCAGGGGTCGCAGCAGACCGGGCGGCGGCAGGGCTCGCAGATGGGGCGCGTGCAGCGGGGCACGAAGGTCACGGGGCGGCTCACGGTGGTCTGGCTGGACACTGGGCGGCAGCAGCAGGGGTCGCGGTAGCAGCAGGGCTGGAGGCAGCCTCCGCCACAGCtgagggaggagaaggtggggcCGCAGCAGGAGCCGGTCATGGTGGTGTGTGGGGCCGAGTGGGGCTGAGGTGGTGAGAGGAGTTGAGTGTTCTCGGGTGTGAGTGTCTTCCCCCTGCTCGGGGCCCTTTATATACCCTGGACAGGAGCTGATGATCCCCATGAGAAGCTGTTGTTTCCTGGAGTTGTGGTTGCCCATTGAAATGAAAACCCCAGATTGGTGGATTCAACTGCTGAGGCAGCAATACCAGCATCACTGAtaggtgcttttctttcttcctgtctgcTTTTCTCCTTGAAATGAATACTTGATGATTTGCATCATCTGAAAAATTACTCGTTGAATAGCTAATCCTTCTAGACCATGTCATGCGACAGACGAGCTGAAAGTTGGAGGAGTCCAGTGTTGGCACCCTCCCACTTTCCTCTGTTCATCATCCATGACTAAGCATGGGATCATAAGGGTCATGAGTCATAAGCCTGGTTTCTGATTGACACTGAAATGAAGGATGAGTTTCTGGAAAACCAAAATGGCTTGGTTTTGGTTTTACAC encodes:
- the LOC106991399 gene encoding keratin, high-sulfur matrix protein, IIIA3-like, yielding MTGSCCGPTFSSLSCGGGCLQPRYYRDPCCCRPVSSQTTVSRPVTFVPRCTRPICEPCRRPVCCDPCSLQEGCCRPITCCPTSCQAVVCRPCCWATTCCQPVSVQSPCCRPTSCRPAPCRTTCRTFRTSRCC
- the LOC105610157 gene encoding keratin, high-sulfur matrix protein, IIIA3A produces the protein MTGSCCGPTFSSLSCGGGCLQPCCYRDPCCCRPVSSQTTVSRPVTFVPRCTRPICEPCRRPVCCDPCSLQEGCCRPITCCPTSCQAVVCRPCCWATTCCQPVSVQSPCCRPTSCQPAPCRTTCRTFRTSPCC